A segment of the Malaclemys terrapin pileata isolate rMalTer1 chromosome 1, rMalTer1.hap1, whole genome shotgun sequence genome:
aGAACCCTAGCCATAAGCATTAACTTAAAGCTGCACAAAGCTTTCACCTGACCATTCTGGACTCATTATTTCTCTCCCTATCCTATAAGCAGCCATTCACAAGGCCCTCTTCTGCTAGAAAGTGAGAATGCTCATGTTTCTTCCACATCAATGCAATGGAAGATTTCTATATAGTTACATAAACCTGAAGTGATACTGAGCAATATGCCAACATTAACAGccttatttaggcacctgaattaTATTATTTGCTGATATTGCATAGTATACGGAGCACCATCAAGAGAGAAAACCTGAGGCATTCATATTATACTGTATGGTCACGCTGTGTACGTACTACTCGACCAGAATACTACATCCACAGAGTTCTTGATGTTCACCTCTAATttgactagatcaggggtcggcaaagtttggcacgcggctcgccagggtaagcaccctggtgggccgggccagttttatttacctgctgatgcggcaggttcggccgatcgcggcccccactggccgcggttcgccgtcccgggccaatgggggcggcgggaagcggcacgggcgagcgatgtgctggctgcggcttctcgttgcccccattggcccgggacggcgaaccgcggccagtgggggccgcgatcggctgaacctgccgcgtcagcaggtaaataaaactggcccggccagccagggtgcttaccctggcgagccacgtgccaaacgttgccgacccctggactagatcaaTCAGAAGCATAAATTAGCATTTCTCTACACTACAAAAATTATACTGCAGTTGATTAAAAGGCTTTAGTCAGAGACCCCTTTTAAATAAAGTGCCTTCCCTCCCCAATAAAATACTTTTTCCCCCACTATTGGCCATAGTGTAATGTTATACTATATAGAGTGGTAAGTTCACACAAGCAGATTACTTCCCATACATATGAGAATTATAGATCTTATGCTGGGAGTTTACTTCACTCTCCTAGTCAATGCGCCTTTCAATAAGACAGGTTCCAAAGTCCAAGGGTGTTTGAAAGCTTTAGTGCATAAGGGCTACTGTATATACCTATAATCGTTACCAATATATAATTAAGTACTTTGGGATACTTAGAGTGTGTGACTAATCTCAACTATTTTACTTTGCACATTATTTTGGTTCTATACAAAGTTTTCACTAGTTTCCACAAATTCATTCTTCCATTCAAGGCAGTTTGTCTCTGAATTACATATTTTAGGAACAATGAGAAAGTCACTGTCAGTAATCTGCTAATAACCTCCACTGGCAGGATTGTGCGGCATTGTTATGTCTGAAACATGAAGGATAAGCAAAGAACTCTCCTCACATGAGTTTAGGAGACACATGGTATGTGATGGTGGGTTAAGACTAGCACggaaatataaagtgaacacatTGCAAAGATTCGCTTGGTTGTATAGACTCCTGAAAGCTAGTTTTTATAGACATAAAATAACTGTTTCAGCACGTTAGACACTTATAGCTGGTATGTGGGAGAACTTAACAGTTCAAGACTACAGATGGTTTTACAGAATATACAGACCATAGTGAGAAGTAGAAGTGTACCCACCTAATTCCCCCTCTACTTACATTCGTCCCTGCTGTAACGGGGATGTTGTCTTTGGGTATTGGCATCTGAATCACTTTTAGCTTTTTCTGTCTTCGGTGCCTGGTTGCAACTAGACCATAAAACACTCTTGCAACAGAACGTAGCTCCTGTTTCTTGCAACATATCAAGTCTGAAATCAGTAgattctttttgttccaaaaTACTTTGTGAACATTTTGAGATACTCCCAGAACTTCCATCTATCCATTTTGCAGAGTACCTGGGTACTTGGGAGTCAAATTGTGGAAGCAGTTTTCTGTCTGTCTGATGTCTGAAGTTAAAAAGCTGGTGTTGAGAAGTTTTTGTGCTGTCTGAATCAGAATCCAAATCTTTGTTTTGTGCATACTGTATAATCCTGTTAATTTTTTTGCTCAAGATACTTTTTACTTCTGCATAGGTACTTTTGGAGAGTTTTGATCGTGGGCAGTCCTGATTTGCTattaaatggaatttttcaaagcAGTCTCTGTGCCCCCTTAATGATCTTGTGTGTAGAAGATTGGACTTTGGTACCCCTGTAAAGACAGAAATGACATTGACTATGTAAACTGCGTGTTATTCCATAATACCTTTAATACTTAGAAAGCAAATGCTTACATTTTAGAAGTTAAATTTGTGGTTCTACATATTGTTTCCAGGACTCTCATACAAAATGTGTTGGCAGTTTTCCATGTAAATGGATCTGAAGACAACTGAGGTTTCAATGAGCACAAAAAGGCCATACGTATATGCTGCATCAACACTTAAGTATCAGAGTATTAGacttactgtttttgttttggagcgacaaggtgggtgatgtaatatctgttattggacgaacttctgttggtaaaagagacatgcttttgagctacAAAAAACTCTTCTTTAAATTGTTTTTACCACAAGGCTTGAGAAATCTTATTACCTGGTCATCTTTGATGAGTGGACAGGCTGAGTGCTCTACATCAACTTCTGCAGAATCCAAGCTTTTACTCAAAACTAAGTTTCTAGCCCTACAGTTTCAAAAAGAACCTTCCAAACATGAAGCTAGTGCACAACAATGCACTGGCTTCACCCTGAGTCCCTCTATTGCCAATTAGAGATTCCCAAGCTGCAGCAGAATTAAATTAACAAGACTCAGGTtagttttatttctgattttgaaaCTTAAGAGTGTCAGTTTCATACTGTGGCTTAGGAAAGCATGTAGTGCTGAAACCGTTTATGGGGAGAGAGGAACCAAAAGAACAGAAAGCGAGGGAGAAAGACAAGCAATGGAGACCttctctcccttttctcttttCAGCAGCCAGAAGCATCTGGTGGAGGAGAAACAAAATTTCTCACCTTCCAGGAACTACACAGGTTAAAAGACCCTACTAGCCAGATACAGGAAAGACTGACCTTCAAGTAAGGTCCAAGGACAGATCCCTACCCAGCAGCTGCAGGTTGGGCTTCTCACCAAGATACTGCCTCAACTCTTCACTGACATCTTTCCACCCTCCATGTTTCATATCTGCCATTGGCTAGTATGTGGCAGAAGACAGGTTGTTTTTTTCTGCGCTCTGGTTTATCTACTCTATAGTCTTCAAAGATAACCTGCAAAAGACTTTCAAAGCAAACTGCAGTGATAAATGTATACATATTTCTAGTGTAAACCAGAGAAAGGcaaatcatttttcttttcaggGCTTTCCAATATAACTTAAATATAGCAAATCTGCTTAAATTAAGAGGCAACAAGCCTTTGCTGCAAGCCATTAGATCTTAAAGCAATCAGGGAATAGAAAGTCAAAGTTACAGGGAATACATTGCTTAAAAGCCTCCACAGACTTTTGAGATTGTTCTTTTCAATACAACCCCCAACCCCCGCCTCTTTTCAGCATAAAATGCTGCCGATATTTTATGCTTGTAAAAACTTAAGAGTCTCTCGTATCTTTAAGTGAAAGGATTATACAAGTTACTGTATTTTAAGACTCTCTCTTTGTCTAACAGTGCTGCACAGAAAAGCAGCTACTAATGATTTGGATAGGAAGCAGAATGCACAATGAAGTCTGTTCTTTTTGTTGGATGGACAAAAAACAGTCTAATGCAGCAGTAACTAAGGATGCCCTGAAGGTCTTGTGcaagaaaatgggggagggaagacagAAAATGTTTTATCATTAAGTTCAGAATAAATGCAAGTTTCAGTATACAATGTCTCTAAGTGATTAAGTTTTTGCCTAGTACCCATACCTGGTGACTGTAATATGGAATGATCAGTTTAAAGAGTAAGTATTGACATAACAATATACTCATTTGTTTCCTTCCATGCAAAACAAGAAAGTCATTAGTCGATAGAGGATGAATTTCTTGGCCCCTTCCCCACAAAGTTAGTTTCTATTTAGagaatactttaaaaacaaaataacgtCATGTGGTTCACACCAAGGCTGAAAAAAGTCTGCCAGACACACACTAACCATAGGATTTTTGAGCAAGAACATCAGTTCTGCAAAGTAGTTAGTGTGACTCCATCTCATACAAAAGACTCCAGATTAGGCAGCAGACTCCATCAATTTGCTCACAGATGGCCACAGACTAGGTTGCATAAATGGATTTGGATGCTGTCCAGAAAAAGCTCA
Coding sequences within it:
- the C1H21orf91 gene encoding protein EURL homolog isoform X1, translating into MNEEQFVNIDLNDDNVCSVCKLGTEKETLSFCHVCFELNIEEVRPITDITSPTLSLQNKNRVPKSNLLHTRSLRGHRDCFEKFHLIANQDCPRSKLSKSTYAEVKSILSKKINRIIQYAQNKDLDSDSDSTKTSQHQLFNFRHQTDRKLLPQFDSQVPRYSAKWIDGSSGSISKCSQSILEQKESTDFRLDMLQETGATFCCKSVLWSSCNQAPKTEKAKSDSDANTQRQHPRYSRDELNMMTPEEVEQLNEKLLKQIQDVFEELTREVQEKDSLASELNVRHIAIEQLLKNCSKLPCLQVGRAGMKSNVPI
- the C1H21orf91 gene encoding protein EURL homolog isoform X2, producing the protein MNEEQFVNIDLNDDNVCSVCKLGTEKETLSFCHVCFELNIEGVPKSNLLHTRSLRGHRDCFEKFHLIANQDCPRSKLSKSTYAEVKSILSKKINRIIQYAQNKDLDSDSDSTKTSQHQLFNFRHQTDRKLLPQFDSQVPRYSAKWIDGSSGSISKCSQSILEQKESTDFRLDMLQETGATFCCKSVLWSSCNQAPKTEKAKSDSDANTQRQHPRYSRDELNMMTPEEVEQLNEKLLKQIQDVFEELTREVQEKDSLASELNVRHIAIEQLLKNCSKLPCLQVGRAGMKSNVPI